TTTGTTTTAATGATACATGTGTTGATGTTTTAGATAGCAATGAAGCTAAAAGAAAATAACAAAATTTTAATTTCTTTTCAAAAAATAATAAATAAATATTGTAAATATACAGTTTACGATATAGCAATTAGTTCTATATTTTTAGCAATTTATTTAGGACTAATTTTTTTGTTAAGACTTACTGTATTACATGGTAAATTAAACATACAATTTGAATATATTATTTTTATTGTTTATGGTATTGTTTTAGGCCCTTTTAAAGGTGTTGTTTTAGCTATTATAGCAGACACACTTAATTTATTAATTAGAGGTTTAATACCTTTTTGAACCATTGAATACGCAATTGTGCCCCCGCTAGTAGTAATTGTTTCATGACTTTTAATGTTTTTTTATAACAAAAAAAATATTAAAAATTTTATAATTTTATCATTATTTGTAGTAGCTACAATGACATTAATGCTTTCAGTTTTTATTTTTGAATTAATACAACCTGTTGACAAAACTATTGATAAAACGTTTAAAAAGATTTTTAATAAAAGCAATATAACAATTTTACTTATTTGTTTTTTTGTTGTTTTTTTAGGAGGGTTAATAGTTTTATCTCTTTTATGATGAAAAACTAAAAATGAAATTTATTATTTGATTTTTTTCATCATTTCCATAATTTTTATAATAAATGTTATTTTTAGATGATTGTGAGGCCCATTTGCTTTTATAAAGTATTACAATCGTTTTATTGCTAAAAAAGGTAGCGCATTTGATATTTCGGACAAGTATTATATCTATTTTGCTCCTATCATTTTAAAAGGGGTTATTACAATACCTTTATATACAGCATTTTTAGTTCCAACAATCCCATTTTTAATGAAATATAATAACTATAAAATAATTAAAAAAATAAAATGATATTAAAAAAATAAAACCCCTATTTATTGTTAAGGGTTTTATTTTTTTTTAGTATTTTTTTTACTTTTATATAATTATTAAAAGCATTTTTAAAAAACAAATTCTTAGTTTTATATATCTTTTTTAATTTTTTCTCAATATTATATTTTTCATCAATATTTATTAATTTATTTAATGAAGGTTTAAACTGCTCAAAATTTTTAATTATTTTTTTATAATTTCAAGCAAAAAACATATGAATTCAAATATAGCTCAAAAAATGTTTTTCAATTTTATGTTGTTTGAATTGTGAATATAAATTCATATTTTCAAGATTTGAATAAAGATAATTAATATTTTCAGCAATAGACTCAATTTTAAAACTATTGTGTTTTTTAGAAGCTCCGCCCAAATTTAAATCATATGAATATGCGAATTTATTTATATATGTAAAATTTTGAGCACTTAGAATTAAAGGAATAGATACTGAAAAATCTTCATAAATAAAATTAGGTTTAAATAAAATATTTTTATCTAAAAATCATTTTTTGTTTATTAAAACATTTCAAACAAAAAAAATACCTTTTTGTAAATAATCAATATTATTTTTAATTTTAACAAATGGATTAACAAGAAAATTAAAAACATTTATTTTTTTAATTAAAGTTCTAAAATTAGATAAAACAATTTCTTTGTCTTCTTTATAAATTATATTATTAAGGTTTTTGATTGTATTTTTTGAAATAAAATCATCTGCATCTATAAAATAAAAATATTCACTTTCACAATTATTAATTAAAATATTTCTAGCCTCAGCTATCCCTACTTGTTTTTCTAAATTAATAATTTTTATATTTTTATTTAAATTATTTTTCTTAAATTTATTCAAAATATCAAATGTATTATCTATGGAAGCATCATTTAAAAAAATAATGTTAAATCTTTGATCTTTTTGTTTTAACAATGTTTTAAATAAGCGAGAGTAAAATTTTTCTTTATTATAACAAGGAATTAAAATGGTTATTTTATTTTTTTGCATTAATTATTTTACTAAATTTTTAGTTCAGATAATTTTGGTCAAATACCCAATGATGAACATTCAACACCAGTATGAATCATAACAGTAGCTGATGCTTGTGTCTTTTCATCTATATCTTTTCCAAACTTGGAAACTATATTTTTAGCAGTTACTATCATTTCTTCATTAGCTGCATTCATAAATTTAAATTCATAATTTTTTAAATTTTCAATTCCACCAATAAAATCAATTAATTTTTCACTCACTTTTTTCATTGAACCTTTAATTGTTTTTTTGATACCACTAAAAGTTATGCCGTATTGTGTAACCTTTAAAATCAAAACTAAACCAAAAGTATTTAAAACTAATTTTTTTATTCCTTTAATTCTTCCACCTTTTATTAAGTTTGTTAAATCTTTAACAATTAAAAAATTAATACTTTTTTCATTTATTTCTTTAGCTAATTCAATAAGTCTTTCAATTCCAACACCTTGCTTAGCTTTTTTAATTAAAAAATTTCCGATTTCAATAACTTGATTAGCAAAAAAATGATTGTCAATCATTATAAATTTATCTTTATATTTTTTAGCTGCAACACTTACTGTTTGAAAAGTTGATGAAAGAGCTGAAGATGTTAAAAAAACAAAAACCTTTTCAAATTTTTTATCCATTCTTTCAAGTGTTTCTTCAATTGTATTTAAAGAAGGTAAAGAAGTAAATGCTTTTTCTGACTTTGCTATTAAAATTGCTAAATCTTTTTTTGAAATTTCTTTGCCATTATCAATATAATTTTTGCCATCAATGGAAAATTGTAAAGGCAAAAATTCAAAATACTCATTTTTTACTTGGTCTTCTGATAATCCACAAAATGAGTCTACTAAAATACCTATTTTTTTCATAATGTTATACATTATAAACTAATAAACTAAATTTTGTAATTATAATTACATTTTATTTTTTTTAAAATAGATGGCAAAGTTTTGCTATAATCAATCTCATAAATAATAAAAATATTATTTTCATCACAAATATTGGAAAGTGTTTCTAAAAAAAATAATAATTCATTGTTGTTGTTTAATTCATCTGTTAGCTTTTTAGAAATAATTAAGAAAAAAGGTTTTAATTCTAATAAGTAATTAAAAATTAAGTTACCGTATTTTTGTAAATATATTCCTCATTTATTAAAATTTTTCTGATTTATTTTTTTATATTTATATATAAATTCTGTGAAGTCTTCTATGTCAACAACAATATTTGGGCTTTTAGAATTTAGCTTCTGATAATTGTCAAAAAAAGCTCCTGGTTTTATAATTATAAAATTATTTTGACCAATTATATTTGCGTTTTTTAAAATTAAATTTTCATGTTCATTTTTTATTTTTTTTACTAAAGAATATTTATAAGCTTCATTAATTGTGTTATCTATATAAATTTTAGAAGCAGTAGCTTTGTTTTTTATCATTATTTCAGAACTTTGTAAATTTATTTTTTTCTCATTAACAATATTTTTATAGTTTTCTATTTTTTCATTATATTTTTGTAGTTCTCAACTTTTACTCAAAATAAAATCATCACTTAAAACAAAACCATTTTTTATTTCAGATGCTTTGTTAATTGCGAAATCAATTTTTTTTTCTAAAGTATAATAATTTTCATCTATTTTATTTTTTTCAAAAACTAATGCAAAATTATTAAAGAAAAAATAATTTTTATACTTTCTTAACTTTTTTAAAAAATATTTTTTAACTAAAAATAATTTTTTCTTTATATTCGATTCAAAAACTAAAACTAAATATTCATTTTGATAAATTGTTTTAAAATTAAAAAAGTTTAAGATCACTATTTCTTCACATAAATTTCTTATATGTTCTAAAATATTTATGTTTTGCTGGAAAATTTTCTTAAGTTCAAAAGCTAAAAATAAATTATATTTTTTATTTAAGTTTATATTTTGAAAATTATAAATTTTTCTCTCTTTTTTTAATCATTTTCTTCTTTTGTTTTCAGTTAAAATACTTGTATCTCTATATAAAATCAAAAAATTATCTTCTTTATTTGTGAATATAAAAGTATATTTGTTGCTTAAATTATTTTTAAAACATAGTTCTAATGTTTTATACTCAAATGTTTTTATATTTTTTAAAAATTTTTCTTTATCATTTGTAATCAATAAATCTGCAAATTTTTCAATAGACAGTCATTCTCCATTTAAAAGTTTTTCATTTGTATAAAAAACTTTTTTAGCAATGCTAAAAAAGTTAGAATCAAAAACTCTAATTCTATTATTTTGAATTTCAAAAATAAATGGCAATATAATTGAGTTACTTTCTGCACTTCTTTTTTTTATAAAATAAATTTTTACACTAATAAAAATAATTGTAAAAACTAAAAATATAAGCATCAAAACAAATAATATTCAAACAATATACATATTTAAATAACCTTTTCTAATGATTTGTGGTCTTTTTTTATTTTTTTAATTTCTTTTTCGTTTTTAAAAGAAATGTGAGCAATATCTCCGATTATTTCTACAATAACACCAAAACCAAAAGTTAAATGGTTAACTGCATCACCAACAATGAAATCATCTTTTTTATTTTTAGCAT
This Mesomycoplasma neurolyticum DNA region includes the following protein-coding sequences:
- a CDS encoding DegV family protein, translated to MKKIGILVDSFCGLSEDQVKNEYFEFLPLQFSIDGKNYIDNGKEISKKDLAILIAKSEKAFTSLPSLNTIEETLERMDKKFEKVFVFLTSSALSSTFQTVSVAAKKYKDKFIMIDNHFFANQVIEIGNFLIKKAKQGVGIERLIELAKEINEKSINFLIVKDLTNLIKGGRIKGIKKLVLNTFGLVLILKVTQYGITFSGIKKTIKGSMKKVSEKLIDFIGGIENLKNYEFKFMNAANEEMIVTAKNIVSKFGKDIDEKTQASATVMIHTGVECSSLGIWPKLSELKI
- a CDS encoding glycosyltransferase family 2 protein, yielding MQKNKITILIPCYNKEKFYSRLFKTLLKQKDQRFNIIFLNDASIDNTFDILNKFKKNNLNKNIKIINLEKQVGIAEARNILINNCESEYFYFIDADDFISKNTIKNLNNIIYKEDKEIVLSNFRTLIKKINVFNFLVNPFVKIKNNIDYLQKGIFFVWNVLINKKWFLDKNILFKPNFIYEDFSVSIPLILSAQNFTYINKFAYSYDLNLGGASKKHNSFKIESIAENINYLYSNLENMNLYSQFKQHKIEKHFLSYIWIHMFFAWNYKKIIKNFEQFKPSLNKLINIDEKYNIEKKLKKIYKTKNLFFKNAFNNYIKVKKILKKNKTLNNK
- a CDS encoding ECF transporter S component, whose translation is MKLKENNKILISFQKIINKYCKYTVYDIAISSIFLAIYLGLIFLLRLTVLHGKLNIQFEYIIFIVYGIVLGPFKGVVLAIIADTLNLLIRGLIPFWTIEYAIVPPLVVIVSWLLMFFYNKKNIKNFIILSLFVVATMTLMLSVFIFELIQPVDKTIDKTFKKIFNKSNITILLICFFVVFLGGLIVLSLLWWKTKNEIYYLIFFIISIIFIINVIFRWLWGPFAFIKYYNRFIAKKGSAFDISDKYYIYFAPIILKGVITIPLYTAFLVPTIPFLMKYNNYKIIKKIKWY
- a CDS encoding MHO_4530 family protein, with the translated sequence MYIVWILFVLMLIFLVFTIIFISVKIYFIKKRSAESNSIILPFIFEIQNNRIRVFDSNFFSIAKKVFYTNEKLLNGEWLSIEKFADLLITNDKEKFLKNIKTFEYKTLELCFKNNLSNKYTFIFTNKEDNFLILYRDTSILTENKRRKWLKKERKIYNFQNINLNKKYNLFLAFELKKIFQQNINILEHIRNLCEEIVILNFFNFKTIYQNEYLVLVFESNIKKKLFLVKKYFLKKLRKYKNYFFFNNFALVFEKNKIDENYYTLEKKIDFAINKASEIKNGFVLSDDFILSKSWELQKYNEKIENYKNIVNEKKINLQSSEIMIKNKATASKIYIDNTINEAYKYSLVKKIKNEHENLILKNANIIGQNNFIIIKPGAFFDNYQKLNSKSPNIVVDIEDFTEFIYKYKKINQKNFNKWGIYLQKYGNLIFNYLLELKPFFLIISKKLTDELNNNNELLFFLETLSNICDENNIFIIYEIDYSKTLPSILKKIKCNYNYKI